A single region of the Fibrobacter sp. genome encodes:
- a CDS encoding radical SAM protein gives MKYAHIFGPVRSRRLGISLGIDMVPGKICSLNCVYCECGETTELTLERKEYVSFDELSREITDYLSGNPELDYVTFGGSGEPTLNTSLGPLIRYIKEKFPSYKTALLTNGTLFYLPEVREEVMPCDIVLPSLDAISDKSFSSVNRPHQNLDNRQIIEGLISFSREYKGTIWVEVFIVPGVNDNPEELQAFKSALLQINPARVQLNSLDRPGACRWVSTVDSSSLSEIARFFSPLPVEIISRKNQDTLKVEKSDSSTEETVLSLLRRRPSTLEELSGITGITINRLLSMLEDLISRELISVYNVNESTFYRKTENSDQITN, from the coding sequence ATGAAATATGCTCATATTTTCGGTCCTGTCAGGTCCAGACGGCTGGGAATTTCACTGGGAATCGATATGGTCCCAGGTAAAATATGCTCACTGAACTGTGTTTATTGCGAATGCGGAGAAACGACCGAATTGACACTTGAGCGCAAGGAATACGTTAGTTTCGACGAGCTTTCCAGGGAGATTACAGATTACCTTTCAGGAAATCCCGAACTGGATTATGTGACTTTCGGTGGGAGCGGAGAACCGACTCTTAACACATCTCTTGGACCGCTTATCAGGTATATCAAGGAGAAATTTCCCTCTTATAAAACCGCACTCCTTACAAACGGCACCCTTTTCTACCTACCGGAGGTCAGGGAAGAGGTGATGCCTTGTGATATTGTGCTTCCATCACTGGATGCCATTTCGGACAAGTCATTTTCTTCTGTCAACAGACCCCATCAGAACCTCGATAACAGACAAATTATTGAGGGGCTGATCTCCTTTTCACGTGAGTACAAAGGAACCATCTGGGTGGAGGTATTCATTGTCCCGGGGGTTAATGACAATCCGGAGGAACTCCAGGCGTTCAAATCTGCTCTGCTTCAGATCAATCCTGCAAGAGTTCAGCTTAACAGTCTCGACAGGCCCGGAGCCTGCAGATGGGTTTCTACGGTTGACAGCAGCAGTTTGTCTGAAATAGCAAGGTTCTTCTCTCCCCTGCCGGTCGAAATCATCTCCAGGAAGAATCAGGATACACTCAAGGTGGAAAAATCTGATTCATCCACAGAAGAAACTGTCCTCAGCCTTCTCAGGAGGCGGCCCTCAACCCTTGAAGAGCTCTCCGGAATCACCGGTATAACAATAAATCGACTCTTATCAATGCTTGAGGATCTGATTTCAAGAGAGCTTATCTCTGTTTACAATGTCAATGAAAGCACTTTTTACCGGAAAACAGAGAACAGTGATCAGATAACAAACTGA